The Blautia pseudococcoides genome segment ATAATAAGAAGACAAGGCATAAATTGCAAATGCCTGACTATATGTATGCTTTGTCTCATCCCCCGTTTTACCATCAAAGGTTACCGACCAAAATACACCGCCGCATTCCGTATCCCAGCAGTATTTTTTCAAAAAGTCATATGCATGTCTGGCATACTCCAAAAGCCCTGCATCTCCAAGTGTCATATACGCATTAGCAAAGAACCAGAGAATACGGCTGTTCAGAATGCAGCCTTTTTCACAGGTCTTGTCCACATGAAGCTCGAAATCCACATATCCGTAATAACCGCCGTATTCCTCGTCTTTCAGCTTTTCCCAGAAAGGAATAATATGATGTACAAGCTCCTGCTTTACTTCCTCTCTCATTCCCATACCTATCTCCTGCCAATCTCTGTATCGTTTTCTCTTACCATACTGTGTTCTTTGATATAAGCTGCCAGCTCATCTGCATAGGTAAATGCAAGGCATACATAGCTGTCTGCAGCGCCGTAATAGACTGCCATTTTATTTGTTTTACTGTCATGGATCGTGGCACACGGGAAGGTTACATTCGGCACAAATCCACGCTCTTCATACCATTCTTCCGGTGTCAGAAGGAAATTCTCACAGCGGTATTTTACAATGGATGGATTATCAATATCTAAAATCGCACCACCGATACTGTACACATATCCATTACAAGTTCCGCTGACTCCATGATAAATCAGGAGCCATCCTTCACTTGTCTCAATGGGAGCTGCTCCTCCTCCAATCTTCACTGACTCCCACCATTCACTGCTCTTGCCCATAACATGACGGTGTTTGCCCCAGTACACCATATCTTTACTTTCAGAGACAAAAATATCTCCGAATGGTGTATGGCCGCTGTCACTTGGCCGCGAGAGCATCATAAATTTTCCATCTATTTTTCGCGGGAAAAGAACCGCATTCCGGTTAAACGGAAGAAACGGGTTCTCTATTCTTGTAAATGTTTTAAAATCCGTGGTTTTTGCCATACCAATGGCTGCACCATAAAAATCCTGGCACCAAATGATATAGTATACGTCCTCAATTTTAACCAGACGGGGATCGTATGCATACACCGGCATAAATGGATCTCCATTTTCGTCAACAAAAGAAATCTTCTCTTTTTCAATTTCCCAGTGGATGCCATCTTGGCTTCTTCCCATGTAAATGTATGGGATCCCGTTCACCTGTTCCCCCCGGAACACACCGATAAAAGCACCTTCATAAGGAATCACGGCGCTGTTAAAGATTCTTGCCACCCCTTCTGCCGGATTTCTTCCGATGACCGGGTTTTCGCTGTAACGCCAGATAGGAGCACCTGTCAGTCCTTCCGGCTTTTCCTGCCATGGAACATTTGCCACTTCCGGGCTTATCAACTTAAATTTACTCATAATAGCTCTCCTTATTTTTCTTATTTATTATCCCTTGACTGCCCCTGCTGCCATTCCGCTGTATACCTGTTTCTGGAATACCAGGAAGAAGATCAGGATGGGAATAATCGTTATAATTACACCGGCACAGATATAGTTATACTGGTTACCGTAAGGTCCTGTAAAAGTATAAAGCGCTGTGGATATGGTCTTCAATTCCGGAAGCTGCAGATACAGGTTGGATGCGTAATATTCGTTATACACGCTGACACCTTTCAGCACCAGAGAGGTTACGATCGCCGGTTTTAAAAGCGGAAACAGAATCCGGAAGAATACCCCAAAATAGGTACAGCCATCCATGATCGCAGACTCATCCAGCGAGGTGGGCAGATTTTCAAAAAACTGCAGGAAAATATAAATGGAAATAATATCTGTTCCCATCAGCACGATCATGTATCCATACAGATGATTGATCAGATGCAGATTTGTCATGATTTCATAAATTGTCACCTGCATTGCGATACCCGGAAGCAGGGATGCAAACAGGAATAATCCTTCAATCATACCGCGTCCCGGGAATTTGAATCTGTTCAGTATATATGCCAGCATAGACCCCACAAATACGGAAACGGTAAGCACCACAAGCAGTACCACTGCCGTGTTCAGAAACCCTCTCAGCATGTTTGCCTTTTCTAAAGCAATCCTGAAATTTTCAAAATTGCCAAATGTAGCCGGCAAATCCAATGGTGAAGTCGCAGCATATTCTTCATTTGTCTTAAATGCAGTCAATATACACACACTGACCGGAACCAGTGCAATTACAGATGCAAGAATCAATGATATATATTTAATTACACTGAATATAATTGCAGCAGGTTTCATCTTCTTGAACTTCATCATCTGACTCCTCCTTTCGCCATTGCACGACGTTTCTTCTCTTCTTTCTTTCTACGTCTTACAGCTGCCTTGGACTCATCACTGCTGCCATCATCAAATGCATATTTGAAAAACAGCTTCTGTGCCACAGTACAGATAATGATGATCACCAAAAGTACCAAAGCCATTGCACAGGCAAGACCGACTTTCTGGTTTTCATGAGCAAGACGGTTCATAATAACGAAGTATGTACCGGTTCCCATCTGACCATTTGTGATAACATATGGCGGTTCAAATGCACTCAGAGAACCACTGATGGAAAGTATCAGATTCAGCACAATGATGGATTTGATACTTGGCATAATGATGTACCGGAACTGATGCCATTTGTTTGCACCGTCCAGAGATGCTGCCTCATAAAGATCTGTATCCACAGACATCATGGCTCCCAGGAATAAAATCATATTCTGTCCTGTATATCTCCATACAGAAGTTGCCACCAGGGCAAAGTTATTGATACTTTTATCCTGGAGCCACAGGGGGATATCTTCCAGATTCATACCAAATGCCTGAAGAATTGTATCCAGTACATATCCTCTTGCATAAAAGAACTTAAAAATAAAGCCAACTGCAATACCACAAATTAAGTAGGGGAAAAACATAGCTCCCTTAAATACAGATTCTCCTTTTACTTTGAACACCATCATGGTTGCAAAAAACAGCGACAGAGCTAGCTGAAGCACCGCGCCGCCCATGTAGTAAACACTGACGAATAAGGAACCAAAAATATCGGAGCGTTTAAATACATCCACATAATTTTTAATACCTACAAAAGTTCTGGCTCCCAGATATTTCATATCATAGAAGCTGAACTGAACCATCTTACCAAAAGGTATATAGGTAAACAAAAGCAGAAGGAAAAGGGGCAGAAACATAAACGTGCAAATAACCAGTCTCTTCTGAATCCTTCGGCTCCCAATCCACTCCTTAAAGCTTTTTTTATCTGTTTTCGGATCACTCATCGTTCTCTCCTTTCCAACAGGTCCGGCCAGTAAGGGCGGCCGCTTCTGCAGCCGTCCTTTGCCGGATATTATACGCTCATTTGTTGTAACTACTCTGTAATCTCCACACCGAAAGACTCCTGTGCGGATGTCCATTTTGCATTCCACTCATTCATCAGGTCATCCAGGGACTTGTTTCCGTAAAGCGCTGCTTCCAGAACCTCTCCTACCGGATAATCGCCGCTTAATACTTCAGCGGAATTACGGATATCATCGTAAAGACTTTCTTCGCCCTTCTGTGATGCATTATCAGAAAGCAATTCTACGCCATCGAACTCTGCCAGAGAATCCGGAAGCTCTTCCCCTTTCAGTGCCGGAATACTTCCCTCATCGTCAAAGATGGGTGACTCTTCCAGAAGCCATTTTACATAAAGCATGGCTGCAATTTGGTTATCTGTTGCTGCGCTTTTATTAATTGCATATGCATAATTTCCGCCGGATGCTGCAGACTGTTTTCCGTTTACAGTAATGGGGAATGGCATATATCCAATATTGTCCGCATTTGCAGGATCAATATCTTTAAACTGCTGTACACACCAGGAACCAAGTACCATGGAACCAATCTCACCATTATTGATCATTGCTTTGGAAGATTCCCAGTCGCTGGATGCGGGATCTTCTTCTACCAGTTTTTCTTTTACAGCCTCATATAAGGTATAGTAAACTGCATAAGGGCCGCTGTTTTCTTCATTCTTTGTGAATGGATCCTTTGCATGAAGCAGTTTGTTGTTTTTGTAATCCGGATCTCCGTTAGATGCAATTCCCACATAATCATTCCATGCTCCCATGGTCCAGCCTGCGGAGAAATTTGTATACAGAGGAATGGCATCTGTCTTTTCCTGGATCAGCTTCAGATCTGCAAGGAACTCATCCGGAGTCTTCGGCAGCTCTGTAATCCCTGCGTCTGCCCATACTTTCTTGTTATAAGCAACTCCGCCTGCTGTTCCTCCGTTTGGAATTCCGTATACAGTATCATCATAGGTTTTCTCTGTAACAAAATTATAAATTCCATTCAGAGTTTCATAATCTCCCAATGGAGTAAAATAGTTCCCTAATTCACCCTTATCCGCTGTAGATGGAATGAAACAAATGTCACCCCAATCTCCGCTGGTCAGTCGAAGTGTCAATGACTCTTCATAATCTGTCACCGCATCATATGTAACTTTGATATTCGGGTACATCTTCATGAATTCTTCTGCATATCCCTTATATACGCTGTCTACAATGTCAGTACGGTTGGTCAGGATCTTAATATCAGCCTTTAAATCCTTATAATCTTCTCCCAGTTTAATCTGGTCGATGGTTGGCACTTTGGTATTGGCAGTTCCTCCTGTCTTCTGGTCTTTTTCTCCGCATGCTGCGAGTGAAAACACCATGGCTGCCGCAAGTCCAAGACTTATCATTTTTTTGTTTTTCATAATTTTTCTCCTTTTAATCATATTTAATTTATTTTTAACTAAATTTAATTTTACATCACACGGATATTTTTTTCAAGTATTATTAACTTCATCAGGCGTTTTCGGCATATATCAAAATTTAAAACCAACTTTTTTAGTATATTTGTACAATTATATGGCTTAAACTCTACTTAATTTTAAATTTAATCATTTAATATCAATAAACCAATTCTGCCTGCCTTTTAATCTATGATCAGGGCAAATAAAAAACCCCTTTTAAAACAAGATTCATATCCTGTTCTAAAAGAGGTTTTACTCTTATCTGTATGCTATTCTTTCAACTTGACACTTCGCTTAATTACCATATGACCAGATACCACATCCATCCCTCTGCCGGACTTTGGATTACGAATTTGTTTTAATACCTTTTCCAGTGCCACCTTTGTCATAGCTCTGGTGTTTACTTCATAAGTGGTAATCTTTCTGTCCGCAAGTCCCGGATACAGATAGTTATCAAAACCAACGACCGAAATATCCTCCGGCACTCTGAATCCCCGCTGCTGGAGCTGTTCCATCACCATAACAGCCGCCAGATCACAGTTGCATACAAATCCCTTAGGCAGCTTTTTCGGCAGTTCAAAACCCATCTGCCCTACTTCATCACGGTCTTCGATCACCCACTCCGGATGGATATTCTTCCCGTGCAGCATCATGGACTTCATAAAACCACAGTAACGGTCCATAATACTGCTTGTAGCGAAAACAGATCCCACAAATCCCAATTCATCAATTCCCTGCTCGAATAGAAATTCTGTCATGAGAAACATTCCATAAAAGTTATCTGTTACTACTGCATCTTTGGCAAGCTCTTTGTCGTAAAAGTCAAGGAACACCACCGGAACCTGTGACATTAATTTTAATTTTCGTATATAATTCTTATCAATTTCTCCAAGCACGATCAGTCCGTCTACTTGTTTCTCCCCGATACAGGAGGGCATCCGCAGCGTCCTTTTCTCATCTTCCTTTTTCAACACCTCCACTGCAGTAAAGCAGTGCTTATCTGTCGCAACAACCGCCAGTTCCTGATACATCTTCCAGTAAAATGTGGTATACTGTGCCAGATAGTTCTCCGCGATCAATACCCCTATTGTCCGGAACTCTCCTGTCTCCTTCTCCGCCTTTTTAGCAGGTAATGCCAGATAGCCCATCTCCTGGGCAACCGCCTGGATCTCCTCCCGCAGTTCATGGCTGACTCCCTTATTCCCAGCCAGCGCATTATGCACAGTTACGGTGCTGACACCGGTTCTCTCTGCAATATCCGCCAGTCTTACTTTTGCCATTTTATGCACCTCTTTCGGTCTGTTTAATGCCTAAATTATAATTTTTTTAAGTTAAAATGTCAATCAATCTCTGTATTTCCCGTATGAAATTTTATAACTGTTCAGCAGGCCGGCACATTTATTACGCTGACCGTAAGAAAGCGTTCAGCGGCCAGGCAAAACTCCCATCGCCAAAGGCAATTTTGCACGGATTTTTACTCGTAACTATGAGGAAATTAAACAATTACGAAATTTTTATAAAATGATACAGCCTGCTTACCGCGTCTCCCCACATACCTTTGACCAGGAATCCACCCTTCATGAGCATTTCCCCTGTGTATTTTTCCTGCGTACCTTCCAGCATATACATTGCTGTCAGATCCAGTCCCTTCAGCCTTACTTTTCTGCTTCGGCTGTTTGCAACACCTCTGACCTGTACATAAGTCATCAACACCTCAGACCGGTCCTTTGCCGCTACCAGATAACAGTCATATTTTCCATTATCCGAGTAAGATGCAATACGGTAGTAATCTCCTTCCCGCACCAGATCATTGTATTTGTGATACAGTTCCGTCTGTTTCGGGATCATTTTGCGGTCCTCTTCCGGGATTTTGGTAATATCCAGCTCATATCCGAAAGTTCCTGCAAGAGCCACGTGCCCTCTTGTCTCAAATGGCGTGATACGCCCTACAGAATGATTCGGGCAGTCACTGACATGAGCTCCCATAGCAGAAAGCGGATAGAGCATTGCCGTTCCCTCCTGAATCTCCAGACGTTCTACTGCATCTGTATCATCGGAACACCAAATCTGCGGACTGTAGTAGAGCATTCCCGGGTCAAACCTGGCCCCGCCGCCGGAGCAATTTTCCAAAAGAAGTTCCGGAAACTCTGTCAGAAGCCTTTCCTGCATCTGATATACACCCAGCACATACCGATGAAACAGCTCCTGCTGAGCGTCCGCCGGCAGATAGGCACTGCCCATATCACTAAGCTGCCGGTTCATATCCCATTTCACATAGTCAATCGGAGCACTTCTGAGAATCTTGGCTACAGATTCATAGGCATACTCCACAACTTCCGGATTAGCCAAATCCAGCACATACTGTTCTCTGCTCATGGTAGCCTGACGCCCCGGAATCTGGATCGCCCAATCCGGATGTGCTCTGTAGAGTTCTGAATCCGGCGAGATCATCTCCGGTTCAAACCAGATTCCAAACTGAAGACCGATTTTTTTCACCTCTTCAACCAAATGACGAAGACCTCCGTTGATCTTCTCCTCATTGACAGTCCAATCTCCCAGAGAACAGTTGTCACTATTTCTCCTGCCAAACCAGCCATCATCCATGACGAGCATCTCAATTCCGTCCTTTTTGGCTTCTCTGGCAATATCCAACAGCTTTTCCGTATTAAAATCAAAATATGTAGCTTCCCAGTTGTTGATCAGGATTGGACGTTTTTTATTTTTATAGGGACTTCGGATCATGTGGTTTCGATAAAAGTCATGAAGAGATCTGGTCATTTTTCCATATCCTTCTGCCGAATAAACCAAAACCACTTCCGGTGCCTGAAATGCCTCTCCTTCCTTAAGATTCCAGCAAAATTCCTCCTTATGAATCCCCATCACCATACGCACTGCGTCAAATTGGGTCTTCTCTGCCTGGCCGATGAAATTTCCCGAATACACAAAATGCATCGCATAGACTTTCCCCTGTTCCTGTGTCGTACCCGGTGTTGCAAGTGCAAGAAACGGATGTTCCTGATGTCCGGACTCTCCCCTTGCAGACGAAACAAGCTGTTTCCCATATCCGATTCTCCTCTTTTGGATGTGGCGTTCTCTCGCCCATGATCCGCACAGCGTAATCATATCAAAGGACTCATCGTCCATATCCAGGCATGCACTATAGACTTTTTCTAATTTCAGATGCCGTTTTCCTTCATTTATAATTTTTACACTTCTTGTTATGACATCTTCTTTTTCAAAAACAGAATAGGCAAGAACAATTTTTACCTGCAGCACCGGATCTGTACAGGTGATTTCCAATGTCTGTACCTCATCCTCTGCTCCAAAAGAAGCCGGAAGACCTTCCAGGCGCGGCTTGCCGTCTCTGATCGTATACGACTCATACAGAAATTCACTTCCCATGCATCCGGCTTCATTCCGGATGTTAATACAGCTTTCACGGTAATCTCCAACCCCTCCTGAGGGATATTCCATAGGAAAAAAGTCAAGAAATGAAGATTTTTCTCTTGCATTCACCCCTGGTGTATAGGGGGGCTCTTCTGTCCTGAGAAGATAATACGCATCCTCCGCTTCCATCCGTTCTCCATAATAGATATGTCCTACATATCCCTCCGGGGAAACCCCTATTAAATAGGTCGTCTCCTTTGTGTCCAGCTTGAAAATTTTAGTTTCCTCGTTAAACTGAATTGTCATTTTATAATTCCTCCTACTTATTTTGAGTGTTGCTTCACTTCTTTTCTATATTTTTTTGTGCAGCTCCCCCGGCAGCAGCGCCTTCTCCCCATGGTCTTTTATTCATAACTAATGCTCCTCACAGTGCAAATGGGCAAAATATAATATCTTTTAAATAGTTTGCGTTTAATTTAATTTAACTTTTTTTAACTTAATTTCACTTTATCATTTTTTATTGCATCCGTCAATAGCTAAATGCTTGAGTTTCCGCAGTTCCGTCCACAGAACCACCATTGCTGTTTCTAAATATACATAACTTTTTAAAAATGCCAAAAATATGAGGAATCCTATTCCTTTTTGATGTAAAATTAAGCTACTAAACAAAAATCTCACTAAACAAAAAGAAAGGGGATTCCAAATGAAACGAGAAATTTTGACTTTTTCCAATAAATTTTCAAGAAAGCTTCCAAAACCTCGCTGTCGTCGATATGGATAACAGGCTGAGCAGGACACCACATTTTAGCTTCCTTGGGGGTGCCCTTTGCAAGATGCTGAGAAGGCGGTCAACGATGTTGATTTTCCTGGAGGTTTCATGAAGCTGATCTACAATATCAATTCAACCGGTACAGAGTAGCCGACTTTTCTCTGGGAACCTGATTCAGTTCATCCTAGAGAATAAAAAGTCATATCGTCTATATCTACAAGGATGTGCATAGTAACGAGTTTAACATGGCCTTCTACAACAGGTTTCCAGGGGGGAGATTTTACTTTAGCAGGGTGATCGCTGTATCATTGTGTTCCGCCCATGCCTTTTGCTCAGGACCAAATCAATCCAGTTTTTGTTTTTCGTCACAGCGACTTTCAATTGTTGTTCACCCGGATCCAGTTAGGGATATCATTTATTCTCATAAAAGGATTTTGGCATAAAAATTACCCCCTAAGTAGATTTTGGTTATTTACCTTGTCTGCTTAGGAGGTATCATATCATAATTGCTTAGTGCGACCGCCCCCGCTTTTATTATATTTACTTACATAAAATCTATTTTAATCCCAACAATCTGACCATTACGCCGAGATGTCATGATTGGGTATGTTCCGTCTCCTGCACCCGTCGATGATATAACGCCTACATTTTCGCTGAGTCATTATATAACTTTACCTCTGCAATACCATTTAAAAGGCATAGGTCATTAAACGCATCCTCATCTGATCTGGTTTTTTATACCTGTGTGATCTAGAAATGCGCTGACGCTCTGCAGGGCAGCCCCCTCGTATTGTGCAAGAAGGGGACGCAGCAGAGCAGAAAAGAATTACAGGACACAGTGTCCCTTGGCCTGCAGGCAGTTTTTTACTTCACTGATGCAGTCTACATGAAGGATCATAATAGGCATTCCCGAACTGCGGTTGAAAGAAAGATAGAGATAGTCCACATTAATGTTGCTGTCCAGCAAGGATATCAAAAGCCTGTCCAAAGCACCAGGATCATCATCCAGCTCCACCCCCAGAACATCTGTGTCACGGCAGATAAAGCCCTCTTTAGAAAGTGCGTCAAGCGCCCTTTGCGGGTCAGAGACCACCATGCGGATAATGCCGTATTCGGCACTGTCGTTGGTGACAGACCCCATAATATTAATGTTTTCTCTTGCAAGGATACCGGTGACAGACTGCAGCATTCCTTTTTTGTTTTCTGCGAATATGGATATTTGCTTAAGCATAGATTCCCCTCCTGAAAATTAACTTATGTTAGTAAATCGTAACTGTTCTGTACCGCCACAGTTACACAATTCTAACACAAGTATATGTTCTGTCTCACGGTTCTGTCAACCTATTTTAAAAAAGCCGGAAACCGGAAAAATACCCGGGAAGTGTCCCCGGCAGCTGAGACGGGCTGTCGGGGGCGGATTCATTCTTCTGTTTCCTCTGTAGTTTGCGGGGGCTGCTCCAGTATCTCCACAGGTTGTTTTTGTATGGATTTTTCTATGATGGTCAATTGTCCTTTCGCCACACAGACATTGTCCAGAACTTGGATCTTTACATTGTTTGCTTCTATCCGGACATCTTTTTCCCGCAGTGTTTCCAGCAGGAGGTCAAGCTGTTCCTGCGCTTTCTTTTCCGCGCCTTCCTTTGTATATTTGTAGGGCTTTGTGACGCTCTCGTAATCTATACAGCTCCCATAAAAAATGGGAAGGCGGAAATTTTCGGTCACTCGCACCTGATGTAGTTTTGTCACAGTATCAAACTGGTCAAAACGGTTTTCCCCTTTCAGGTTGAGCACGTAATCTCCAAACTGCAGAACCGGGCCTTTTTTGGCTTCACCGGTATAGACATTTTTTTGGAAGTGCATATTAAATTCATGGTAATACTGCATCTGTGACTGAATGTAAATATCTGCGTCAGACTCCGTATATTCATACCCCACCACTTCTTTACTGTCATTCATGATATCTACTCTTCCTGACACCAGTGTCTCACCCTTTTCGCAGGTCTCCCCCACCTTTTTGCACGGTGTGCCCTTTCTGGTGATCATGGAAACAATGGTGCCTGATCTTCCGGCAATTATACTGCTGGGATTCTCTTCTGTCTGTTTGATCATCTTGTTTGCCGTGGCATTTTCTTTAACTTCCAAAATGAGCCGTGTACCGGATATTTTTGCGGAAACCCAGGTGATATCAGGAAATTCCTTACGCATCTGTTCCGCTATGTAGGAGCAGTCCACATTCTTTTTTAATATGCCGTGATGGATTTGGATTTCATCCAGATAATTGAGTATGGTCTGGGTGCTGTTGTGGCGGTTGCCCTCCACATGAATATTCCAGATATGCTGGGATAATACCATCAGCAGGCAAAAACCTGCTAAAATGCCGATAAAAAATGCCTTTCTTTTTTTGTTGCGGTAAAAAAAGAAGGGCAGTCCGTATTTTTTTATGATTTTCACACGGGAACCGGTCTTTCGGCATATGGGCTTCATCTGGTAGAATCCGGAAATACTTACATTCATCTCATAAAAACCGCCGCGGTTCTGCAAATCCCAGATGGGGATGTTATGGTGGGCACACATATTCAGGAAACGTTCCGGGCCGCCGCTCTGCAGCCGGATGCGGACATAGCCTTTACAGTAATAATTCCAAGCCTTCAACTTTGTTACCTCCCATTTTCTTATAGAAAGGAAACACAACAGATGCTTCCCGTGATCTTCATTTCCTCGTTGGTGTAGTAGTCAATGGTGAGGTGGGTTCCCTCTATTTTTATAGCATCGTGTTTGGTGAGAAGGACAATGCAGGTGTCCTCGTATTGGCGGATGCATTTGTAATTTTCTATGAAAAGCTCCCTGGAGCCGGTCATTGTGAAGATGGCTTCCCGGTATGCCAGGTCTTTGGGAATTTGGAGGGAGTCGGCGATGCGGCCGGTGAG includes the following:
- a CDS encoding alpha-galactosidase; translated protein: MTIQFNEETKIFKLDTKETTYLIGVSPEGYVGHIYYGERMEAEDAYYLLRTEEPPYTPGVNAREKSSFLDFFPMEYPSGGVGDYRESCINIRNEAGCMGSEFLYESYTIRDGKPRLEGLPASFGAEDEVQTLEITCTDPVLQVKIVLAYSVFEKEDVITRSVKIINEGKRHLKLEKVYSACLDMDDESFDMITLCGSWARERHIQKRRIGYGKQLVSSARGESGHQEHPFLALATPGTTQEQGKVYAMHFVYSGNFIGQAEKTQFDAVRMVMGIHKEEFCWNLKEGEAFQAPEVVLVYSAEGYGKMTRSLHDFYRNHMIRSPYKNKKRPILINNWEATYFDFNTEKLLDIAREAKKDGIEMLVMDDGWFGRRNSDNCSLGDWTVNEEKINGGLRHLVEEVKKIGLQFGIWFEPEMISPDSELYRAHPDWAIQIPGRQATMSREQYVLDLANPEVVEYAYESVAKILRSAPIDYVKWDMNRQLSDMGSAYLPADAQQELFHRYVLGVYQMQERLLTEFPELLLENCSGGGARFDPGMLYYSPQIWCSDDTDAVERLEIQEGTAMLYPLSAMGAHVSDCPNHSVGRITPFETRGHVALAGTFGYELDITKIPEEDRKMIPKQTELYHKYNDLVREGDYYRIASYSDNGKYDCYLVAAKDRSEVLMTYVQVRGVANSRSRKVRLKGLDLTAMYMLEGTQEKYTGEMLMKGGFLVKGMWGDAVSRLYHFIKIS
- a CDS encoding carbohydrate ABC transporter permease — protein: MSDPKTDKKSFKEWIGSRRIQKRLVICTFMFLPLFLLLLFTYIPFGKMVQFSFYDMKYLGARTFVGIKNYVDVFKRSDIFGSLFVSVYYMGGAVLQLALSLFFATMMVFKVKGESVFKGAMFFPYLICGIAVGFIFKFFYARGYVLDTILQAFGMNLEDIPLWLQDKSINNFALVATSVWRYTGQNMILFLGAMMSVDTDLYEAASLDGANKWHQFRYIIMPSIKSIIVLNLILSISGSLSAFEPPYVITNGQMGTGTYFVIMNRLAHENQKVGLACAMALVLLVIIIICTVAQKLFFKYAFDDGSSDESKAAVRRRKKEEKKRRAMAKGGVR
- a CDS encoding LacI family DNA-binding transcriptional regulator yields the protein MAKVRLADIAERTGVSTVTVHNALAGNKGVSHELREEIQAVAQEMGYLALPAKKAEKETGEFRTIGVLIAENYLAQYTTFYWKMYQELAVVATDKHCFTAVEVLKKEDEKRTLRMPSCIGEKQVDGLIVLGEIDKNYIRKLKLMSQVPVVFLDFYDKELAKDAVVTDNFYGMFLMTEFLFEQGIDELGFVGSVFATSSIMDRYCGFMKSMMLHGKNIHPEWVIEDRDEVGQMGFELPKKLPKGFVCNCDLAAVMVMEQLQQRGFRVPEDISVVGFDNYLYPGLADRKITTYEVNTRAMTKVALEKVLKQIRNPKSGRGMDVVSGHMVIKRSVKLKE
- a CDS encoding carbohydrate ABC transporter permease: MMKFKKMKPAAIIFSVIKYISLILASVIALVPVSVCILTAFKTNEEYAATSPLDLPATFGNFENFRIALEKANMLRGFLNTAVVLLVVLTVSVFVGSMLAYILNRFKFPGRGMIEGLFLFASLLPGIAMQVTIYEIMTNLHLINHLYGYMIVLMGTDIISIYIFLQFFENLPTSLDESAIMDGCTYFGVFFRILFPLLKPAIVTSLVLKGVSVYNEYYASNLYLQLPELKTISTALYTFTGPYGNQYNYICAGVIITIIPILIFFLVFQKQVYSGMAAGAVKG
- a CDS encoding YabP/YqfC family sporulation protein — its product is MRKKSTPLTGRIADSLQIPKDLAYREAIFTMTGSRELFIENYKCIRQYEDTCIVLLTKHDAIKIEGTHLTIDYYTNEEMKITGSICCVSFL
- a CDS encoding glycoside hydrolase family 130 protein → MSKFKLISPEVANVPWQEKPEGLTGAPIWRYSENPVIGRNPAEGVARIFNSAVIPYEGAFIGVFRGEQVNGIPYIYMGRSQDGIHWEIEKEKISFVDENGDPFMPVYAYDPRLVKIEDVYYIIWCQDFYGAAIGMAKTTDFKTFTRIENPFLPFNRNAVLFPRKIDGKFMMLSRPSDSGHTPFGDIFVSESKDMVYWGKHRHVMGKSSEWWESVKIGGGAAPIETSEGWLLIYHGVSGTCNGYVYSIGGAILDIDNPSIVKYRCENFLLTPEEWYEERGFVPNVTFPCATIHDSKTNKMAVYYGAADSYVCLAFTYADELAAYIKEHSMVRENDTEIGRR
- a CDS encoding ABC transporter substrate-binding protein, whose protein sequence is MKNKKMISLGLAAAMVFSLAACGEKDQKTGGTANTKVPTIDQIKLGEDYKDLKADIKILTNRTDIVDSVYKGYAEEFMKMYPNIKVTYDAVTDYEESLTLRLTSGDWGDICFIPSTADKGELGNYFTPLGDYETLNGIYNFVTEKTYDDTVYGIPNGGTAGGVAYNKKVWADAGITELPKTPDEFLADLKLIQEKTDAIPLYTNFSAGWTMGAWNDYVGIASNGDPDYKNNKLLHAKDPFTKNEENSGPYAVYYTLYEAVKEKLVEEDPASSDWESSKAMINNGEIGSMVLGSWCVQQFKDIDPANADNIGYMPFPITVNGKQSAASGGNYAYAINKSAATDNQIAAMLYVKWLLEESPIFDDEGSIPALKGEELPDSLAEFDGVELLSDNASQKGEESLYDDIRNSAEVLSGDYPVGEVLEAALYGNKSLDDLMNEWNAKWTSAQESFGVEITE
- a CDS encoding sporulation protein YqfD, with protein sequence MKAWNYYCKGYVRIRLQSGGPERFLNMCAHHNIPIWDLQNRGGFYEMNVSISGFYQMKPICRKTGSRVKIIKKYGLPFFFYRNKKRKAFFIGILAGFCLLMVLSQHIWNIHVEGNRHNSTQTILNYLDEIQIHHGILKKNVDCSYIAEQMRKEFPDITWVSAKISGTRLILEVKENATANKMIKQTEENPSSIIAGRSGTIVSMITRKGTPCKKVGETCEKGETLVSGRVDIMNDSKEVVGYEYTESDADIYIQSQMQYYHEFNMHFQKNVYTGEAKKGPVLQFGDYVLNLKGENRFDQFDTVTKLHQVRVTENFRLPIFYGSCIDYESVTKPYKYTKEGAEKKAQEQLDLLLETLREKDVRIEANNVKIQVLDNVCVAKGQLTIIEKSIQKQPVEILEQPPQTTEETEE
- a CDS encoding ACT domain-containing protein, with translation MLKQISIFAENKKGMLQSVTGILARENINIMGSVTNDSAEYGIIRMVVSDPQRALDALSKEGFICRDTDVLGVELDDDPGALDRLLISLLDSNINVDYLYLSFNRSSGMPIMILHVDCISEVKNCLQAKGHCVL